Part of the Chloroflexota bacterium genome is shown below.
TGGCAAAACCAGGCTCGATCAAACCACACACCAAGTTCAAGGCCGAGGTCTACGTGTTGAAGAAAGAAGAAGGTGGCCGCCACAGCCCATTCTTCAGTGGCTATCGCCCACAGTTCTACGTTCGGACGACGGACGTGACGGGCGCGATTGGCTTGCCCGAAGGCGTGGAAATGGTGATGCCAGGCGACAACATCCAAATGACGGTGGAGTTGATCGTTCCGGTAGCTATCGAACAAGGCTTGAAGTTTGCGATTCGTGAAGGTGGCCGCACCGTGGGTGCAGGCATCGTGACCGAAATCATCGCATAAGCTATAAAACGGCTGGCAGGTGTGCCCGTCACACCTGCCTTCTTTTGCGCTTAGGAGTAATGACGTTGGCAAAGCAAAAAGTTCGCATTCGCCTCAAGGCGTATGACCACAAGATCTTGGATCAGTCGGCACGCCAGATCGTGGATGCGGCAGAACGCACCGGTGCCCAGGTCGCTGGCCCAGTGCCGTTGCCGACCAAGATCGAAAAATACAGCGTGTTGCGCTCACCCTTCATTGACCGCGACAGCCAAGAACAGTTCGAAATTCGGACCCACAAGCGTCTGATTGACGTGATCGATCCAAGCCAGCAAACGATCAATGCTTTGATGAAGCTCAACTTGCCCGCTGGTGTGGATATTGAAATTAAGCTCTAATCGGGAACCCCGCTTGGAGCCATAGCCAATACGGCTGGGCGTGGTAGCCCAGAGGCTCCGCACGCTATGGACTAAGGAGTAACCAATGCTCAATGGTATTTTGGGTCGCAAAATTGGCATGACCCAGATCTTCACCGAAAAAGGTGAAACCATTCCTGTCACCGTGATCGAAGCTGGCCCATGTGTGGTCACCCAACTTCGCACCAAGGACAAGGATGGCTATGAAGCAGTCCAACTCGGCTTCGGCGAAATCAAACCACGAAAAGTAACGAAGCCAATCCAAGGACACCTGAAAGCTGCTGGTCGGCTGGTTCGCTTCATGCGCGAAGTGAAAACCACTGACTTGAACGCACACACTGTCGGCGACGTGGTAAATGTTGATATTTTCCAAATCGGCGAAAAGATTGATGTCGTCGGCACAAGCAAAGGTCGCGGTTTTGCTGGTGTTGTCAAGCGCCACGGTTTCCGTGGTGGCCCAGCAACTCACGGTCAAAGCGACCGCCATCGCGCCCCAGGTTCGATTGGTTCAGGCACCACCCCAGGCCGCGTCTGGAAAAACATGCGCATGGCTGGTCGGATGGGCAATGATCGCGTAACCGTTCAAAATTTGGAAGTGGTAAAAATTGACCTTGAACGCCACGTAATCTTAGTTAAAGGCTCAGTGCCAGGCGCTAAGAATGGTTTGGTGATGGTCTCACGGGCAGCTAAGGCCACGAAGAAATAGGAGTTGACGCATGGAAGCCAAGCTTTATAACCAAGCCGGTCAAGCCATCGGCACGCTTGAGCTGCAAGACTACATCTTCGGCATCGAGCCTAACATTCCCGTGATGCACCAAGCAGTCATTCGCCAACTGGCTAATGCACGTTTGGGCACTCACAGCACCAAGACTCGTGGTGAAGTACGTGGTAGCACGCGCAAGTTGTATCGCCAAAAAGGTACTGGTCGCGCTCGCCAAGGCGCTATTCGCGCCCCCCATCACTCAGGTGGTGGTGTTGTTCACGGGCCAAAGCCCCGCAAGTACACCAAAGCCATGCCTCGCAAAATGCGCCGCTTGGCAGTACGCTCGGCACTTTCGGCCAAATACGCTGAAAACCAAATCATTTTCTTAGATGATTTGAGCTTGAATGCACCAAAAACCAAAGACTTCCTGGCTTTGTTGAAAAACTTGCCCTTAGTCGGCGATAAGACGCTGGTGGCATTGGGTGAAAAGAGCGATAACATCACGTTATCAGCCAGCAACCTGCCAAATGTCAAGACCTTGTTGGCAGCCTACCTGAATGTTCGGGATCTGTTGACCTACGACACCTTGATTTTGCCCAAGTCGGCACTCAGCGTTGTTGAAACAATTCTGGGCAAAAAGTAGGAGATGCAACCGATGAACGCGCACGATATTATTATTCGCCCCGTCATCACCGAAAAAAATACGGCGTTGATGGAAGAGGGCAAATACACGTTCGAGGTGGCACAAGAAGCCAACAAGCCGATGATCAAGGCTGCTGTGCAACAGATTTTCAACGTCAACGTGAAAGCTGTTAACACCATGAATGTCAAGGGTAAGTTGAAAGTTCGCCGTACTCGCAATGGCCAACAAAGCGGTTATAGCCGCAGTTGGAAAAAAGCCATCGTTACCTTGGCTCCAGGCGAACGGATCGAAATCTTCGAAGATCTCTAGGAGGTTACGCAGTGGGCATCAAACGCTATAAACCGACATCGCCGGGTCGGCGTGGCATGACCGTCTCGGACTTCGCAGAAATCACGAAGTTCGAGCCAGAAAAGTCGCTTACCGAACCCTTAAAGAAACATGCTGGCCGTAACAACCACGGTCACATTACCACCCGTCACCGTGGTGGTGGCCACAAGCGCCGCTATCGCTTGATCGATTTCAAGCGCAAGAAATTTGATATTCCAGCAAAAGTGGCGGGGATTGAGTACGATCCAAACCGCTCAGCGAATATCGCTTTGTTGCACTACACCGACGGCGAAAAACGCTATATCATTGCTCCATTGGGCTTGAAAGTTGGCGATACCTTGATGGCTGGCCCCAATGCCGAAATTCGCATTGGTAATGCTTTGCCATTGGCCAACATCCCAATCGGTTCGCAAATTCACAACATCGAATTGACCCCTGGTCGTGGTGGCCAATTGGTGCGCAGTGCTGGTAACACCGCCCAATTGATGGCCCGCGAAGGTAACTACGCCACTGTGCGTTTGCCATCTGGCGAAATGCGCATGGTGCACATCAAGTGTATGGCTACCTTGGGTCAAGTCGGCAATGTTGATCACCAAAACATCATGATTGGGAAAGCTGGTCGCAGTCGCTGGTTGGGCCGTCGCCCAGTCGTGCGTGGTTCAGCAATGAACCCTGTTGATCACCCACACGGTGGTGGTGAAGGTCGCGCCCCAACTGGGATGAACCCCAAAACCAAATGGGGCAAGCCAGCAATGGGCAAAAAGACTCGCCACAACCCCCGCACTCAACGCTTTATCGTGCGGACTCGCAAGCAAAAATAATCCCTGGGGAGCGCTTCGTTGTGATGGCGCTCCTCACCTTGGAGCAAGGGCGGCTTGGCCGCCGCTGCACTGGGTTCCGATAACTCGTGCAGCGCCTTCTCCCTCGTGAGTAGTGACAACAACTACTGCAACTAAAGGAAGGAAACGAATGTCTCGTTCAACCAAAAAAGGTCCATTCGTTGACGTTCGGCTCTTGAGCCGCGTTGAAACGATGAATCGTGGCAATGAAAAGCGCCCACTCAAAACGTGGTCACGCGATTCAACCATCTTCCCTCAGATGGTTGGTCATACCATCGCTGTCCATGATGGCCGCCGTCACGTGCCAGTGTATATCACTGAAAACATGGTTGGTCATAAGTTGGGTGAATTCGCGCCGACCCGCACATTCCGTGGGCACGGTGGCAAAAAGGCCGACAAGCGCGGCAAATTAAAGTAAGAGGTGCGCAATGCAAGCTAAAGCCATTCTGCGTAACTTCCGCATGTCGCCGCAAAAAGTTCGGCTGGTTGCCGACCTCGTGCGCGGTAAAAATGTGACGGAAGCGCTGGGGATTTTGCAATATCTGCCCCACAAGGCAGCCCCAGAAATTGCCCGCGTGATCAAGTCGGCCAAGGCCAATGCCGATCACAACTATCAAATGTCACCCGAGGATCTGGTCGTTAAAACGATTATGGTCGATGCTGGTCCAGTGCTCAAGCGCTATATGCCTCGTGCGCGTGGCCGTGGTGATCGTATCTTGAAGCGTTCGTCACACATTACCGTGATCGTCGATGACGGCGAAGTCTTGTAGAATATAAAGCATGAATGATGAAGGCATCGTGCAATGATGTCCTTCATACTTCATCCTTTAGTTCATCATTATCTTAGGAGGATCTCTTGGGTCGTAAAGTGCATCCGAATGGATTCCGCCTCGGCATCATTAAAGATTGGAAATCGAAGTGGTTTGCCGAACGTAACTATACTGAACAACTGCACCAAGACTTGGCACTGCGCAAATATATTGAAGGTGCCGATGAGTTGAAAAACGCTGGTGTAGCACTTGTTGATATCGAACGCTCAGCCAATCGGGTTGAAGTGACCATCCACACGGCTAAGCCAGGGATTGTCATTGGCAAACGCGGCGCGAACGTCGATACCCTCAAAAACCAAATTGAAAAACTCACAGGCAAAAAGGTGCGCTTGAATATTCAAGAAATTCACCAGCCTGAATTAAATGCTTACCTGGTGGCCGAAAGCGTTGCTGAACAAATCAGCAAGCGGGTTTCACACAAACGCGCCATGAAGCAAGCAACCCAACGTGCCATGCGGCTTGGTGCTCAAGGCATCAAAGTCAAATGCTCAGGCCGTTTGGGTGGCGCTGAAATGAGCCGCTCATTGTGGGAACGTGAAGGTCGTGTGCCCTTGCACACCATCCGCGCAGACATTGACTACGCCTTGGTGCATGCTCACACTACCTATGGCCGAATCGGGGTTAAAGTTTGGATTTATAAGGGCGATGTGCTTGGTCAACGCGAACGCCAATCTGCAACTGCAGCAGCCGATGCGCCAAAAACCAACACTCGTTCGGGCAAGGGGTCGTAAACCATGTTAATGCCCAAGCAGATGAAATATCGCCGCCCACACCGCCCTCGTAACATCAAGGGTATTGCTCAACGCGGCGCAACTGTGGCATTCGGTGATTTTGGTTTGGTCTCGCTCGAAGCTGGCTGGATCACCAGTCGCCAAATCGAGTCGGCCCGCCGTACCATCACCAACTATGTGAAGCGGGGCGGTAAAGTTTGGATTCGGATCTTCCCAGATCGTCCAATTACCCAAAAGCCTGCGGAAACACGGATGGGTTCCGGTAAAGGTTCAGTTGAATACTATGTCGCAGTGATCAAGCCAGGTCGCGTGTTGTTCGAATTGAACGGCGTGCCCGAAGATGTGGCCCAAGAAGCACTGCGCCGCGCTGCCCAAAAATTGCCAGTCAAGTGCAAATTCGTAACCAAGGCATCGCAGGAGGTTGGCTCAAATGAAGGCTAGTGAACTGCGCGACATGAGTAACGCTGATTTGGAAAAGTTGATCAACGATAACAAACAAGAGTTGTTCACCATGCGTTTCCAAAAATCAGTTGGCAAATTGACCAACACCGCCCGCGTGCGGTTGTTGAAAAAAGATATCGCCCGCGCCAAAACGGTCATCCACGAACGCACCTTGGTGGCGGAGGGAAATTAATGAACGAGCATTTAGCAACAACTGATAGCCGCAAGCAAAAAGTTGGTCGGGTTGTCAGCAATAAAATGAACAAAACCGTGGTGGTTGCAGTCGATTACCTGCGCCCCCATCCGTTGTATCGCAAAACTGTGCGTCAAACCAGCAAGTTTTACGCCCACGATGAAAACAACGAATGCCATGTAGGCGATACCGTGGTGATCGAAGAAACCCGCCCCTTGAGTAAGCTCAAGCGCTGGCGCGTGGTTGAAATCGCCACCAAAAACCGCCGCGAAGGCTTGAATGTTCTGCGCCAAGACGTAGTAACCGTTGAAGGCGAAACCGAGGAGGCCTCGTCGTGATCCAGCAAGAATCTCGTATGCGGGTTGCCGATAACACAGGCGCAAAAGAGCTGTTGTGTATTCGGGTACTCGGTGGCACCAAGCGCCGCTATGCTAGCGTTGGCGATACGATTATCGCAACCGTCAAGCAAGCCAACCCAGGTGGCTCAGCCAAAAAGGGCGAAGTTGTTCGCGCCGTGATCGTTCGGGTCAAAAAGGGCTATACCCGCCCCGATGGCTCAATGATTCAGTTTGATGATAATGCTGCTGTCATTATCAACCAACAAGGCAACCCTCGCGGCACGCGTATCTTTGGGCCGGTCGCCCGTGAATTGCGCGAAA
Proteins encoded:
- the tuf gene encoding elongation factor Tu (EF-Tu; promotes GTP-dependent binding of aminoacyl-tRNA to the A-site of ribosomes during protein biosynthesis; when the tRNA anticodon matches the mRNA codon, GTP hydrolysis results; the inactive EF-Tu-GDP leaves the ribosome and release of GDP is promoted by elongation factor Ts; many prokaryotes have two copies of the gene encoding EF-Tu), yielding AKPGSIKPHTKFKAEVYVLKKEEGGRHSPFFSGYRPQFYVRTTDVTGAIGLPEGVEMVMPGDNIQMTVELIVPVAIEQGLKFAIREGGRTVGAGIVTEIIA
- the rpsJ gene encoding 30S ribosomal protein S10, with amino-acid sequence MAKQKVRIRLKAYDHKILDQSARQIVDAAERTGAQVAGPVPLPTKIEKYSVLRSPFIDRDSQEQFEIRTHKRLIDVIDPSQQTINALMKLNLPAGVDIEIKL
- the rplC gene encoding 50S ribosomal protein L3 → MLNGILGRKIGMTQIFTEKGETIPVTVIEAGPCVVTQLRTKDKDGYEAVQLGFGEIKPRKVTKPIQGHLKAAGRLVRFMREVKTTDLNAHTVGDVVNVDIFQIGEKIDVVGTSKGRGFAGVVKRHGFRGGPATHGQSDRHRAPGSIGSGTTPGRVWKNMRMAGRMGNDRVTVQNLEVVKIDLERHVILVKGSVPGAKNGLVMVSRAAKATKK
- the rplD gene encoding 50S ribosomal protein L4; the protein is MEAKLYNQAGQAIGTLELQDYIFGIEPNIPVMHQAVIRQLANARLGTHSTKTRGEVRGSTRKLYRQKGTGRARQGAIRAPHHSGGGVVHGPKPRKYTKAMPRKMRRLAVRSALSAKYAENQIIFLDDLSLNAPKTKDFLALLKNLPLVGDKTLVALGEKSDNITLSASNLPNVKTLLAAYLNVRDLLTYDTLILPKSALSVVETILGKK
- the rplW gene encoding 50S ribosomal protein L23 — its product is MNAHDIIIRPVITEKNTALMEEGKYTFEVAQEANKPMIKAAVQQIFNVNVKAVNTMNVKGKLKVRRTRNGQQSGYSRSWKKAIVTLAPGERIEIFEDL
- the rplB gene encoding 50S ribosomal protein L2, whose protein sequence is MGIKRYKPTSPGRRGMTVSDFAEITKFEPEKSLTEPLKKHAGRNNHGHITTRHRGGGHKRRYRLIDFKRKKFDIPAKVAGIEYDPNRSANIALLHYTDGEKRYIIAPLGLKVGDTLMAGPNAEIRIGNALPLANIPIGSQIHNIELTPGRGGQLVRSAGNTAQLMAREGNYATVRLPSGEMRMVHIKCMATLGQVGNVDHQNIMIGKAGRSRWLGRRPVVRGSAMNPVDHPHGGGEGRAPTGMNPKTKWGKPAMGKKTRHNPRTQRFIVRTRKQK
- the rpsS gene encoding 30S ribosomal protein S19, whose translation is MSRSTKKGPFVDVRLLSRVETMNRGNEKRPLKTWSRDSTIFPQMVGHTIAVHDGRRHVPVYITENMVGHKLGEFAPTRTFRGHGGKKADKRGKLK
- the rplV gene encoding 50S ribosomal protein L22 — encoded protein: MQAKAILRNFRMSPQKVRLVADLVRGKNVTEALGILQYLPHKAAPEIARVIKSAKANADHNYQMSPEDLVVKTIMVDAGPVLKRYMPRARGRGDRILKRSSHITVIVDDGEVL
- the rpsC gene encoding 30S ribosomal protein S3, with the protein product MGRKVHPNGFRLGIIKDWKSKWFAERNYTEQLHQDLALRKYIEGADELKNAGVALVDIERSANRVEVTIHTAKPGIVIGKRGANVDTLKNQIEKLTGKKVRLNIQEIHQPELNAYLVAESVAEQISKRVSHKRAMKQATQRAMRLGAQGIKVKCSGRLGGAEMSRSLWEREGRVPLHTIRADIDYALVHAHTTYGRIGVKVWIYKGDVLGQRERQSATAAADAPKTNTRSGKGS
- the rplP gene encoding 50S ribosomal protein L16, which codes for MLMPKQMKYRRPHRPRNIKGIAQRGATVAFGDFGLVSLEAGWITSRQIESARRTITNYVKRGGKVWIRIFPDRPITQKPAETRMGSGKGSVEYYVAVIKPGRVLFELNGVPEDVAQEALRRAAQKLPVKCKFVTKASQEVGSNEG
- the rpmC gene encoding 50S ribosomal protein L29, which encodes MKASELRDMSNADLEKLINDNKQELFTMRFQKSVGKLTNTARVRLLKKDIARAKTVIHERTLVAEGN
- the rpsQ gene encoding 30S ribosomal protein S17, translated to MNEHLATTDSRKQKVGRVVSNKMNKTVVVAVDYLRPHPLYRKTVRQTSKFYAHDENNECHVGDTVVIEETRPLSKLKRWRVVEIATKNRREGLNVLRQDVVTVEGETEEASS
- the rplN gene encoding 50S ribosomal protein L14 — its product is MIQQESRMRVADNTGAKELLCIRVLGGTKRRYASVGDTIIATVKQANPGGSAKKGEVVRAVIVRVKKGYTRPDGSMIQFDDNAAVIINQQGNPRGTRIFGPVARELREKQFMKIISLAPEVL